TTTTCAATAAATGGTCGTAAATATACTGAGACAATTTAACCGTTTCAAAACATTTTCAGCATTTACTCTATGCTGGGTTAAGTATTGAACCTCCTATTCTTGTTGATGTAAGCCTAGCCCCATAAGCAGATCACCGCTGAGGCAAGGTTATATCCACAGAAGTTTGTAATTTACATAGGTGGTTCACATGGCTGTTGAAAAAGTAAACTCTTCCTCGAGCTTGGCTGAAGTAATCGATCGCATCCTTGATAAAGGGATCGTAATTGATGCTTGGGTTCGTGTTTCTTTGGTTGGTATTGAACTACTAGCAATTGAAGCTCGCGTCGTT
This sequence is a window from Trichocoleus sp.. Protein-coding genes within it:
- the gvpJ gene encoding gas vesicle protein GvpJ; amino-acid sequence: MAVEKVNSSSSLAEVIDRILDKGIVIDAWVRVSLVGIELLAIEARVV